One window from the genome of Candidatus Zixiibacteriota bacterium encodes:
- a CDS encoding NAD(P)H-dependent oxidoreductase subunit E — protein MTLKIHPDYDINEVISSIVQKYGAKPSALIMILLDVQKNYNYLPKDALEAVAKKMRLPLAQIYGVATFYRTFSLEPKRKHHICVCTGTACHVRQATVIVDKFERELGIPSGSTTGDLEFSLERVNCLGACALGPLVTVNDDYHGHMNVTKVDKLLTELRHKAKGRKTETSAVEEVA, from the coding sequence ATGACCCTGAAAATACATCCTGACTATGACATCAACGAAGTCATTTCCTCAATAGTGCAGAAATACGGCGCGAAACCATCAGCCCTCATCATGATTCTGCTGGATGTCCAGAAGAACTACAATTACCTCCCCAAGGATGCGCTCGAGGCGGTGGCCAAGAAAATGCGACTGCCGCTGGCGCAGATCTACGGTGTCGCCACGTTTTACCGCACATTCAGTCTCGAGCCCAAGAGGAAACACCATATCTGCGTTTGCACCGGCACCGCTTGCCATGTGCGTCAGGCAACGGTGATAGTCGACAAATTCGAGCGGGAGCTTGGAATTCCGTCCGGCAGCACGACGGGTGACCTTGAATTCAGCCTGGAGCGGGTCAATTGCCTCGGTGCCTGTGCGCTGGGGCCGCTCGTGACAGTCAATGACGACTATCATGGCCATATGAACGTCACCAAAGTGGATAAACTGCTGACGGAACTACGGCACAAGGCAAAGGGCCGCAAGACCGAAACGTCGGCAGTAGAGGAGGTCGCATGA